The stretch of DNA TTAATTTGTGTGTCGCGCTAACCAGCCGGTCCATCAAAAAACCGATTGCCGCTTCCTGAAAACTGGCAGACATATCGTTGATAAAATTTTCCGATAATTTCCCGTTTTGTTTTTGCACCTCCAACAGACAAGCGGTTTTGATACCGCTGAAACTGAAATCAAAAACCCCCTTTAGTTTCGGTTTTGTAAAGCGAAATGCTTTCGGATTTCCCAAGAGTGCGCGTTTATCAATAAGAGGTCCTCCCGGATAATCCAATCCCAAAAGTTTGGCGACTTTGTCGTAGGCCTCGCCACAAGCGTCGTCTCTTGTGCCTCCCAATAATTCATAACGTCCAAATTCCTTGACCAAAAAAAGATGCGTGTGACCACCCGAAACAATCAGCGCCAAAAAAGGATAAGCAACCTCTTTATTTTCCAAAAAAACAGAATTGATGTGGGCCTCGATATGATTCACGCCGACAAAAGGTTTATTGAAAGCAAACGCGAGAGATTTTCCATATTGCAATCCAACTAAAAGAGCGCCCAAAAGTCCGGGAGCATAAGTTGCCGCCACTCCATCAATTTGAGTGAGATTCAAATCCGCCTGATGGAGCGCTTCATCCAGCACCAAAGGAATATTTTCAATATGGTGACGAGA from Deltaproteobacteria bacterium encodes:
- the tsaD gene encoding tRNA (adenosine(37)-N6)-threonylcarbamoyltransferase complex transferase subunit TsaD; this encodes MKILGVETSCDETAIAVVEGKCILANVVSSQSKVHAPFGGVVPEIASRHHIENIPLVLDEALHQADLNLTQIDGVAATYAPGLLGALLVGLQYGKSLAFAFNKPFVGVNHIEAHINSVFLENKEVAYPFLALIVSGGHTHLFLVKEFGRYELLGGTRDDACGEAYDKVAKLLGLDYPGGPLIDKRALLGNPKAFRFTKPKLKGVFDFSFSGIKTACLLEVQKQNGKLSENFINDMSASFQEAAIGFLMDRLVSATHKLKIYNWVVCGGVSANQDLRKKLEIVSKENDCRYFIPSVPLCTDNGAMIAYVGGRYLESGKYSPFSLNAQACSELPS